The DNA region GTCGACGCCGAGGGCAACGTCGCATTCGTCAGACAGTACCGCTACGCGATGGCGGAGGAAGTGCTGGAGCTCCCCGCCGGCAAGATCGACGAGGGCGAAAGCCCCGAGGACTGCGGCCGCCGCGAGCTGATGGAGGAGACCGGCATGACAGCCGAGAAGTTCATCCCGCTCGGCATAATGTACCCCACGCCCGGATATTCCAACGAGGGCATATACATGTTCCTCGCGGAGAACGCGATACGCGGCGCCGCCAGACCGGACGAGGACGAGTTCCTCGACACCGTCTATATGCCCTTCGACAAGGCGCTCTACCAGTCGCTGACCGGCGCGATAAACGACGCGAAGACGGTCATCTGCATGGCGCGCGCCGACCTGCGCAGAAGGAGGAGCAAATGATCTATACCGACGTCGCCGCGCGGGTGAAGACCGCCGACACCGAAGCCGCCTCCGCCGTCTTCACGATGGCGTACGACGGCGGCATCTGCGTCGAGGACTGCTCCGACATCGCCGAGGCCGCCGCGGTAATGCGCATGGACTACATCGACCGCGAGCTCGCCGAGCGCAACAAGGGCTTCTCGATCATACACCTCTACCTGCCGGAAACGGAGGACCTCTCCGCCGTGACCGGCTTCATAAAGGAGCGCTTCGCCGCCGACGGCATAGAGTACGAGCTCTCCTTCAACCCCGTCGCGGAGGAGGACTTCGCGAACGCGTGGAAGGCGTATTACGAGCCGGTGAAGACCGGCGGGCGCATAACCGTCGTGCCGTCGTGGAAGGACTACGAGCCGGAGGACGGCGAGATAATTCTGAAGATGGATCCCGAAATGGCGTTCGGCTCCGGCACTCACGAGAGCACCCGCCTCTGCCTCGGCGAGCTGGATAAGCTCGTCCGCCCCGGCTGCGCCGTGCTGGACGTCGGCTGCGGGAGCGGCATCCTCGCGATCGCTTCCGTGCTGCTCGGCGCGGGAAGCGCCGAGGCGTGCGACGTAGACGGCATCTCCGTGGAGACCGCCAAGCGCAACTGCGAGAAGAACGGCGTGAGCGTGAAGACCTACCGCTCCGACCTGTTTTCCGCGGTCGCGGGGCGCTTCGACGTCATCTGCGCGAACATAGTGGCGGACATCATCATCCGCATGGCGCCGGAGATAAAGGCGCACATGAACGCCGGCGGCGTCTTCCTCTGCTCCGGCATCATCGCGGAGCGCGCGGGCGAGGTCCGCGGCGCGCTTGAAGCGAACGGTCTGACCGTCCTGCGCACCGACGAGCTCAACGGCTGGGCGGCGATCGTCGCGGAGTGAGATAAAGAATAACGGCGCTTGTTTTGTTCTTGACAAGCGCCGTTTTTTCATATATTATTTTTGTATGAACAATAGTATTTACG from Clostridia bacterium includes:
- the prmA gene encoding 50S ribosomal protein L11 methyltransferase; this translates as MIYTDVAARVKTADTEAASAVFTMAYDGGICVEDCSDIAEAAAVMRMDYIDRELAERNKGFSIIHLYLPETEDLSAVTGFIKERFAADGIEYELSFNPVAEEDFANAWKAYYEPVKTGGRITVVPSWKDYEPEDGEIILKMDPEMAFGSGTHESTRLCLGELDKLVRPGCAVLDVGCGSGILAIASVLLGAGSAEACDVDGISVETAKRNCEKNGVSVKTYRSDLFSAVAGRFDVICANIVADIIIRMAPEIKAHMNAGGVFLCSGIIAERAGEVRGALEANGLTVLRTDELNGWAAIVAE
- a CDS encoding NUDIX hydrolase, whose product is MDGENKIVTPAEQPVDMTEVTLSSECVYDAGFIKVMSDRARLPNGRETGRTYVKHPGGVCVCAVDAEGNVAFVRQYRYAMAEEVLELPAGKIDEGESPEDCGRRELMEETGMTAEKFIPLGIMYPTPGYSNEGIYMFLAENAIRGAARPDEDEFLDTVYMPFDKALYQSLTGAINDAKTVICMARADLRRRRSK